In Juglans microcarpa x Juglans regia isolate MS1-56 chromosome 7D, Jm3101_v1.0, whole genome shotgun sequence, the following are encoded in one genomic region:
- the LOC121238612 gene encoding cytochrome P450 77A3-like, which yields MLIPFLYRHPTLPLYFIFFLASFLCSFSMASLPLSSASLFSNYHLFFTVIAFLLSGLIFFLTQKTKSKSLNLPPGPPGWPVVGNLFQVARSGKPFFQYVEDLRQKYGSIFTLKMGTRTMIILSDAKLVREALIEKGTLFATRPRENPTRNIFSSNKFTVNAAIYGPVWRSLRRNMVQNMLSSSRIKEFFSVRETAMDKLIHRLQTEAKANDGAVWVLKNARFAMFCILLAMCFGLEMDEETIEKMDQVMKTVLITLDPRIDDYLPIISPLFSKQRKRAFEVRKEQIESMVPLIERRKRALENPGSDKTATSFSYLDTLFDLKVEGRKSSPTDAELVTLCSEFLNGGTDTTATAIEWGIAQLIANPEVQGKLYEELKSTVGDRKVNEKDVENMPYLQAVVKELLRKHPPTYFSLTHAATEPTTLAGYDIPTDANVEIYLPGISEDPRLWKNPEKFDPDRFISGREVADITGVTGVKMMPFGVGRRICPGLNIATVHVHLTLARMVQEFEWSAYPPESKLDFAGKLEFTVVMRNTLRALIKPRV from the coding sequence ATGCTCATCCCATTTTTATACCGTCATCCAACCTTACCCCTgtacttcattttcttcctcGCTTCCTTCCTCTGCAGCTTTTCAATGGCTTCCTTGCCATTATCTTCTGCTTCACTCTTTTCAAACTACCATCTCTTTTTCACAGTCATAGCTTTCCTTCTTTCGGGCTTGATTTTCTTCCTCACCCAGAAAACCAAGTCAAAGTCGCTCAACCTTCCTCCAGGGCCACCCGGATGGCCTGTCGTTGGGAACCTTTTCCAAGTAGCACGATCGGGAAAACCTTTCTTTCAATACGTAGAAGATCTTAGGCAGAAGTACGGCTCAATCTTCACCTTAAAGATGGGGACCAGAACAATGATCATCCTGAGCGATGCGAAACTTGTCCGAGAAGCACTCATCGAGAAGGGTACTCTCTTTGCTACTCGGCCTCGTGAGAATCCTACCCGAAACATCTTTAGCAGCAACAAATTCACCGTTAACGCCGCCATTTATGGCCCTGTCTGGCGGTCTCTGAGGCGGAACATGGTGCAAAACATGCTTAGCTCGAGCAGGATCAAGGAATTCTTCAGCGTGAGGGAAACAGCAATGGACAAACTCATCCATAGGCTTCAAACCGAGGCCAAGGCAAATGATGGGGCCGTTTGGGTCTTAAAAAACGCTCGATTCGCAATGTTCTGCATTCTTTTGGCTATGTGTTTTGGCCTGGAAATGGACGAAGAGACAATCGAGAAAATGGATCAGGTAATGAAAACTGTTCTGATCACCCTCGACCCGAGAATCGATGACTATCTTCCAATCATCAGCCCACTTTTCTCAAAGCAAAGGAAGAGAGCTTTCGAGGTTCGAAAAGAGCAAATTGAATCTATGGTCCCTTTAATCGAGAGGCGTAAGAGGGCACTCGAAAACCCAGGATCCGATAAAACTGCAACATCGTTTTCATACCTCGACACCCTCTTCGACCTAAAGGTGGAAGGACGCAAATCATCACCGACCGATGCCGAATTAGTCACACTTTGCTCAGAGTTCCTCAATGGTGGGACCGACACGACAGCAACCGCCATCGAATGGGGTATTGCGCAACTCATCGCGAACCCAGAAGTCCAAGGAAAGCTCTACGAGGAGCTTAAAAGTACAGTTGGTGATCGAAAAGTAAACGAGAAGGACGTAGAAAACATGCCATATCTACAAGCAGTAGTAAAAGAACTGCTACGCAAACACCCACCGACGTATTTTTCACTGACACATGCTGCGACAGAGCCAACAACTTTGGCAGGGTACGACATACCCACAGATGCAAATGTGGAGATTTATCTGCCAGGCATTAGTGAAGATCCGAGACTGTGGAAGAACCCCGAAAAGTTCGACCCCGACCGGTTCATATCGGGCAGAGAGGTGGCAGACATAACTGGGGTAACTGGGGTGAAAATGATGCCATTTGGGGTTGGGAGGAGGATATGCCCTGGTTTGAACATAGCCACAGTGCATGTTCATCTCACGCTTGCCAGAATGGTGCAGGAATTCGAGTGGAGCGCTTATCCGCCAGAAAGCAAATTGGATTTTGCAGGGAAGTTGGAGTTCACTGTGGTGATGAGGAATACTCTTAGAGCGCTAATCAAGCCAAGGGTTTAA